The nucleotide window CTGGGGCCCAACCTGGCGGCGCTGCACATGGCCTGGCAGGGTCCGGCCATGCGCGAGGCCCTGGCTACTTCGCCCGCCGCCGCGGCCGTGGGCCAGCACACCGAGCTGCTGCTGCGTCACCTGCGCGACGAAGTACGTACCTACAGCCACACGCTGCTACCCTCCGAGCCCGGCCTGGGTACGCTCAGCGAGTCGCTGGCTGCCCTCAGCAAGCTGCACAATCTGCACGGCAGCCCGGTCGTGCGGACCTACTGCGACGCGGCCGTGAATGAACTGCCGACCCACATTCAGCAGACCGCCTACCGCATTGCGGCCGAGTTGCTCAACAATGCCATTCGCCACTCCCGGGCCAATGAAGTATCGGTACAGATGCTGCGCCACTCCGAGGAGCTAGAAATCATGGTGGAAGACAACGGCCGGGGCTTCGCAGAGCCTTCCCGCAACAGCGGTATTGGGTTGCGCGGGTGCGGGCCCGGGCCGACTATCTGCGCGGGCAGCTCTACATCGACAGCTCCCCGCAGGGCAGTAGTATTGTTGTCAGAATTCCTTGCTAACTAGCCTCCCTCCTCTTTTTTCACGCCTTCCCGTAGCATGCCTTCCAGTCCTTGCCGCCTGCTTATCGTCGACGACCACCTAATGCTCACGCAAAGCCTGGCGCTGCTTTTTGCCGGCCAGCCCGACCTGGTAGTGGTAGACCAATTAGCTTCGGGTACGGCCCTGCTGGAGTGGCTGGGCAAGGCCGTGGGAGCCGCAGTGCCCGCCGATGTGCTCCTGCTCGACTTGCACCTGCCCGGCCCCGATGGCCTGACCCTGCTGCCCACCCTGCAACAATATCCGCAGCTGCGGGTGCTGGTGTTTAGCACGGCGGCCTCCCCCGAGCTCATTGAGCGGGTGGCTGCGGCCGGCGCCCACGGCTTCGTGGCCAAGTCAGCCGATGCCGAACACCTGCTGGAATCTATCCGGCGCGTACACGCCGGGCAGCGGGTTTTTCCCCGAGCGCCCGCCGGGCCGCCCCCGAGAGCGGCGAAGCTACCGAGCCACTGCTGCGCCTGCACCGCCTTTCGAGCCGGGAGCGGGAAGTAGTGGGCCTGATCCGGGCCGGCCTCACCACCCGCGACATTGCCGAGCGACTCTCGTTGTCGGAGTTTACCGTGGGCACCCACCGCCGCAACATCATGCACAAGTTGGAATTGCCCAATATGGCTGCCCTGCTGCAGTTCGCCTTCGACCACGGTTTGTAGCCAACGGGGCAACAAGTCACCGGGAGCCGGAGTTACCCTTACCCCCAAGCTATTTCGTCAGAATGGCGTCGGTGGTTTTGCCGATGTCGCTGCTCACTTTCTGGATAAACTCCAGCTGTTCGCGGAGCAGGTTGTCTTCGGGCGTGAGCACCTGCTTGGGAAAGGCCTCGGGCTCCACGGCCAGAAAGTCGGTGGCGGGCTCCTGGGCTTCGTCGTCAAGCTTTTTCAGGCTCCGGGTCAGGCCCAGCAGC belongs to Hymenobacter cellulosilyticus and includes:
- a CDS encoding response regulator transcription factor, which encodes MGLIRAGLTTRDIAERLSLSEFTVGTHRRNIMHKLELPNMAALLQFAFDHGL
- a CDS encoding response regulator, giving the protein MPSSPCRLLIVDDHLMLTQSLALLFAGQPDLVVVDQLASGTALLEWLGKAVGAAVPADVLLLDLHLPGPDGLTLLPTLQQYPQLRVLVFSTAASPELIERVAAAGAHGFVAKSADAEHLLESIRRVHAGQRVFPRAPAGPPPRAAKLPSHCCACTAFRAGSGK